Proteins encoded within one genomic window of Chrysiogenia bacterium:
- a CDS encoding ABC transporter ATP-binding protein translates to MAGIVEIENLTKDYGTGEIIVHALRGITLTIKAGEFAAMAGPSGSGKSTLLNIIGGLDTPTGGSVTIEGTDVARLSDAQRSRLRRDQIGFVFQSYNLIPVLTALENAEYILMLQGAPIKERHERVRALLKDVGLEGMEDRFPNQLSGGQQQRVAIARAIASEPALVLADEPTANVDSKTGAALLELMHELHENKGVTFLFSTHDQMVMERAERLLLLRDGQIEADGPPSEILHKAS, encoded by the coding sequence ATGGCCGGCATTGTGGAAATCGAAAACCTGACCAAGGACTACGGCACCGGTGAGATCATCGTGCACGCCCTTCGCGGCATCACGCTCACCATCAAGGCCGGCGAGTTCGCCGCCATGGCCGGGCCCTCGGGCTCGGGCAAGAGCACGCTGCTCAACATCATCGGCGGGCTCGACACGCCCACCGGCGGCAGCGTGACCATCGAGGGCACCGACGTCGCAAGGCTCAGCGATGCGCAGCGCTCGCGCCTTCGCCGCGACCAGATCGGCTTTGTCTTCCAGAGCTACAACCTGATTCCGGTGCTCACCGCGCTTGAGAATGCCGAGTATATCCTCATGCTCCAGGGCGCTCCCATCAAGGAGCGCCACGAGCGCGTGCGCGCCCTGCTGAAGGACGTGGGCCTCGAGGGGATGGAAGACCGCTTTCCCAACCAGCTCTCGGGCGGCCAGCAGCAGCGCGTGGCCATCGCACGTGCCATTGCCTCGGAACCCGCGCTGGTACTGGCCGATGAGCCCACCGCCAACGTGGACTCGAAGACCGGGGCCGCGCTGCTGGAGCTCATGCACGAGCTGCACGAGAACAAGGGCGTGACTTTCCTCTTCTCCACCCACGACCAGATGGTCATGGAGCGCGCCGAGCGCCTGCTGCTGCTTCGCGACGGGCAGATCGAGGCCGACGGGCCGCCCTCGGAAATCCTCCATAAGGCTTCTTGA